The following are encoded together in the Halopseudomonas salegens genome:
- the znuC gene encoding zinc ABC transporter ATP-binding protein ZnuC has translation MSEQLLGLEDVNLQLNGNNILEQVSLSVRRGEVVTLIGPNGAGKTSLVRIVLGLLAADSGQVQRHSGLRIGYMPQKLQVDATLPLTVERFLLLSPGTRRPAAEAALSEVGASHLLKRPLQQVSGGELQRILLARALLRKPDLLVLDEPVQGVDVNGQIELYQLITRLRDRYNCGVLMVSHDLHLVMATTNTVVCLNRHVCCSGHPEQVSTDPAFVAMFGEQASALAVYNHHHDHDHDLHGEVIPGSHSHGPDCKHA, from the coding sequence GAACAGGTCAGCCTGTCGGTTCGCCGCGGTGAAGTCGTTACCCTGATTGGGCCCAATGGCGCCGGCAAGACCAGCCTGGTACGCATCGTTCTCGGCCTGCTGGCCGCCGATTCCGGCCAGGTTCAGCGCCACTCGGGTCTGCGCATTGGGTATATGCCACAAAAGTTGCAGGTCGATGCCACCCTGCCGTTGACGGTGGAACGTTTTCTGCTGCTGTCACCCGGCACCCGGCGCCCGGCTGCGGAAGCCGCACTGAGTGAAGTCGGCGCCAGCCATTTGCTCAAGCGCCCGCTGCAACAGGTCTCCGGCGGCGAATTGCAACGCATCCTGTTGGCCCGCGCACTGCTGCGCAAGCCAGACCTGCTGGTACTGGATGAGCCGGTCCAGGGGGTTGACGTCAACGGTCAGATCGAACTCTATCAGCTGATCACCCGCCTGCGTGACCGCTACAATTGCGGCGTGCTCATGGTCTCGCATGACCTGCACCTGGTTATGGCCACCACCAACACCGTAGTCTGCCTGAACCGCCATGTCTGCTGTTCCGGACATCCGGAACAGGTCAGCACGGACCCGGCTTTTGTCGCCATGTTTGGCGAGCAGGCCAGTGCTCTGGCGGTCTACAACCACCATCATGACCACGACCATGACCTGCATGGTGAAGTGATTCCCGGCAGCCACAGCCACGGACCCGACTGCAAACATGCCTGA
- the znuB gene encoding zinc ABC transporter permease subunit ZnuB, which produces MPDFLLYALIAGIALALVAGPLGSFVVWRRMAYFGDTLAHSALLGIAFGMLLDINLTLAVTVGCILLAVLLVALQQKNWLASDTLLGILAHSTLSLGLVVLALTDNVRIDLMAYLFGDLLAISIEDLQWMLGGILLVMLLMGLLWRSLLSITVHEELARVEGLPVTAIRLALMLLIAIVIAVAMKIVGVLLITSLLIIPPAAAQRHARTPEQMAFGASLLGCLAVLGGLAMSWYLDTPAGPSIVVTAAGLFIFALSIPRRS; this is translated from the coding sequence ATGCCTGATTTTCTGCTTTATGCTCTGATTGCCGGCATTGCGCTGGCGCTGGTCGCCGGCCCGCTGGGTTCCTTTGTGGTCTGGCGGCGCATGGCCTACTTTGGCGACACGCTGGCGCATTCGGCCTTGCTGGGTATTGCCTTCGGCATGCTGCTGGACATCAATCTGACCCTGGCGGTTACCGTCGGTTGCATCCTGCTGGCAGTTTTGCTGGTCGCACTGCAACAGAAGAACTGGCTGGCCAGTGACACCCTGCTCGGTATTCTGGCGCACTCCACACTGTCACTGGGCCTGGTCGTGCTGGCGTTGACCGACAATGTACGCATCGACCTGATGGCCTATCTGTTTGGCGATCTGCTGGCTATCAGCATCGAAGACTTGCAGTGGATGCTCGGCGGAATTCTGCTGGTCATGCTGCTGATGGGCCTGCTCTGGCGCAGCCTGTTGTCGATTACCGTGCATGAGGAACTGGCGCGGGTAGAAGGCTTGCCGGTCACTGCCATTCGCCTGGCATTGATGCTGCTGATTGCCATCGTGATCGCCGTCGCGATGAAGATCGTCGGTGTGCTGCTGATCACATCACTGTTGATCATTCCGCCGGCGGCGGCTCAGCGCCACGCCCGCACCCCGGAGCAGATGGCCTTCGGAGCCAGCCTGCTGGGCTGTCTGGCGGTATTGGGAGGGCTTGCGATGTCCTGGTATCTCGACACACCGGCCGGCCCCTCGATTGTGGTGACCGCCGCCGGTCTGTTCATCTTCGCGCTGAGCATTCCCCGGCGCAGTTGA